Proteins from a genomic interval of Rosa chinensis cultivar Old Blush chromosome 2, RchiOBHm-V2, whole genome shotgun sequence:
- the LOC112186889 gene encoding 17.4 kDa class III heat shock protein has product MSRVEISSPFSVDLEAAVNHLLNFPDTIPTYMYPSRAAHGAKENQGASTIPVDILDSAKDYTFYLDVPGLSKSDIQVTVEDENTLVIRSNGKRKREDGEEEGCKYVRLERKAPQKMLRKFRLPENANVGAITAKCENGVLTVVVEKLPPLPKPKTVAVNVS; this is encoded by the exons ATGAGCCGAGTAGAGATTTCGAGTCCCTTCAGCGTGGACTTGGAAGCAGCAGTGAACCACCTTCTGAATTTCCCTGATACTATCCCCACCTACATGTACCCTTCTCGGGCTGCTCATGGAGCCAAAGAGAACCAAGGTGCCTCTACCATTCCGGTCGACATTTTGGACTCCGCCAAGGACTACACGTTCTACTTGGACGTCCCTGGCTTGTCCAAATCTGATATTCAG GTAACTGTTGAAGATGAAAATACTCTGGTGATTCGGAGCAACGGGAAGAGGAAGCGTGAAGATGGAGAGGAGGAAGGGTGCAAGTATGTTAGGCTTGAGAGGAAGGCACCGCAGAAGATGTTGAGGAAGTTCCGATTGCCTGAGAATGCGAATGTTGGAGCCATCACTGCCAAATGCGAAAACGGGGTCCTGACCGTAGTTGTTGAGAAGCTTCCCCCACTTCCCAAGCCCAAAACAGTCGCAGTTAACGTCTCTTGA